CTTGTTACGGCGTTCGTTGCTAACAATTGTGCGGGTCGAATGCAATTACGTTAATCTAGAACGATAACGGGCCAACGGGATCGCATCGATGCAGCCATTCCCATTACACTGTACTTGTCTTGGTGTTATTGTTGCATCTGCTCTCCTAAATCCTCTTATTCCAATGGCCGATTTACGACGCGGCGATAGAAATTTTAAGTCCGGGCCACTTACAACGGTGATTTACCCTGTCGATTGTCCGCATGAAATTACGCGCGCATAAAAATGTTAATACGCCCCTGAATCATTCATACGGTGTCTTAGGTCGAACCTCTTCCGGAGAACGACCCGCTCAGAATTTATCGCGGCAGCCCCGTCGGGAAAAATTGACCCTCCATAGCCCGCATTTTTGTTATACAAATTAGATACAAATTAAcattaaattctttttttaacccTCCGTAGGCAACTCCgtaaacaaatttctttcttaccAATATTTACTTTTTCTCATTAATGCTTTAATCATTTAATGTCTTCAATTTGatgtatttcagaatttttctagattttttaaaacctaATGAACAACCCAGGTTGCCCacggaggattaattatggtTTATTGATGGTCACATCAATATTTAAGTCGGTAGGCACCGTAAGGTATTTTAACAAATTTGAGAGTCCgttgtttatactattataaatacATTTCAGTTGTGCATTACACATTTTTAATTCAGTGTCCATTAATAATTCTTAAGACATATTATCTTACACGATTTGATATCTCTTAAAAATTTAATAGTATTTTatgaatagactgtggattttatgcatttgttacATGTATTACAGAAATGGGCACTTTACATACatagaaataaattcatttaatggaattaaaaaagtatttttaattaattaaaattatttacaaaaattgaaatgtcTACGTACCGCTTGTATCTTGAAATTGATGcagataattgttattttgcccAATGACAGTTAACGTGTTAATAGCTAATCCATAAATTATATTGCTGCACAAGCAAGAAATACATCAAGTGAATCTTGAATAAATCGATAATAAGAAGCAAAGATGAATAATGCATAAATGAAATGAGAAAACATTTTGAAGTAATTGTTAATTTACCACTACTTCGTAGCTGACGTTGGAAGTTGTCAAAGGAATCTTCGTAATACATTAAATATCTGAATAACTTAATAATaagcaaaattagctcacatgcctttgaaaattcatttcaccgaaaGACATAACTTAGAAGTTTCTCCAAACTAAAAAGTAAATATcccattttaatttcaatagtctcaaaactgtttcgattgaaaTCCCACATAAATATTGggtgtagaaataaattctttcatttgaaaaatgtaaaaatatgaaGACGTTATATTCGATCGATTACAATTAGTTACATAAGAAATAAAGTTAGTTCCCTATAATAATAAGGAccactgtctaattattatgCAATAAAACTTATCACAAAATCGGAAAGCATTTGTTTCCACACCCAACAATTAAATGTCGAGATCAAGTTCTGCATTGAGACAGAAATATACATGTACATGTTCTGATGAAGGGTTACGAAACGTTTGCAACGAACAATGTTTGCGAAACAATACCCGGACAAGCAGTTTCTCCCCCTTGACACTAGCAGCGATTCAGATTCAATCAATATCAATATGGTTATTGTTCCCCCCCGAAATCAATCGTACCCGTAATGCCCGAAGATCGCCAAGTCATGCAACAAACAATGGCCGTGCTTCGGAGCCACAGGCAGTTCCACCCTGCAAGCCTCCATCCTCTCGGCCGCCGGTGACACCGAGTAGCATGGATGAAGTGTCGAGTGGTTTCCACGGAGTAGGGAACAACAACgccaacaacagcaacaacaataaCAGCAGCGGCACTCCGACTAACGTGCCAAACAGTAACAGTTCTCACAATCTGGCTACACCCACTGCACGCCAGTCGAAACCGGTGAGAATGACCATACGTCTCTGCTTGTTGAAAGCTTCATTAACATACGCATTAAAACATTCAATCATTTGACTAACCTCATTTTCTATCTCTATCCATTAACATTTATACATTAGATATTGGGTTCAATACTTAACCCCCAGATGTCCAGTTTGACCCAAAGTTATACATGGACAACTCAGAAGCCAATCAATGTAAGTCGAATTTTCTCATACCAATTTATTTGAACCATAGCGGTGTAGTTCTGTTTTTGTTTTCGTACGTAAGTCTTTTTGTATGCTATCTGTTAATAAGTATGTACGTTCTTCTAATATGCACTGTTCTTTTCTTATAATTATGTAGTGAGACTTATCTCAGTTTTCATCCATGTCCAGGGGCTCATATTTATTGGCTTCTGAGCCTTCTAAATGTACCTttgaaattctaattttttagcAGTCAGTTAAAATTATCAGTTGTTTACATCAGgtacagggtgtttccgaaATTGTGCTACTCATCTTGAAACACCTTGTATGTTTAATCTCTTGGAGATGCTGCTCTCCATTTAGTCTCGCTGTAATTAAGAGGTTAATAATATCATTGTTAAAACAAAATGGATGGTCTAGTAGCAATATTCAAGGCAAAAGCagcaataaataattgttaaacaagAGGAACGTtattgtttatatatttttcatccGGTACACAGTGGACCATTTCTGTAAACTAGGGggattaaatgaaaattgttcatgtcataaaatatgttaaaaataggtATTTTCGTGAGCTGAGTGCTTTCGTGAATTTTCGTTTATTGAGATAGACTGAAAAGTATACAGATTTATGAACTcatttgttaaataaataatggtCATGTTTCAAGTTCTGTTTCTAAGCGAATATTTTCTTGCCAATTAATAATGGATTTTTATAGTACTGGCATTTATCTATTTCTACTAAAAAGACTGTTATATTTTTACCCcctattaaaatcgtaattcacTTTTTATTAGCATTAGGAAAGGAATTAGGATAGGAATTATTATAATAGGATTAGGAGACACTATTGTTGAGATCAATTTAAAATTCAGctgcaacaacttttaattctctactattatttatttctttcaaaatcgCATTGGAAATCATCGAACGCATTTTTAAAAAGGCAGTTTCTCATTCTAGCAAATTCGTAATACCAGAATAACATTCTAGGACCTCAAAAAcccctaaaaccattgtttgtaattaataatagaaacgtgaattttgtccagctttTTGAGATTTTGGCCCACTGTGCAGTAAGTTCAGAAAGGTTGCCGTACTCGTAGCCGTAGTAGGGTTAGGAGAAAGTAGAATCTCTATCAGCCACGCGCAATAAATGTGAACAGTCCTCGGATTGCCAAAAGCGGTGAAACACAAGCCGCATAAACCTTGACGCCGTGTGATCCTTAGATCCGTCCGTCGGGCACGTTGCCCACCGTTTTGGCCGGCGGCCGCAGGATACAGCCACCTGCTCCGCCAGTTCCGCCGCCGCAGGTCGTCACGTCGCTTCACAGCAGCAACGACAGCGGCTTCTCGAACGAGCCACCAGCTCAGCCTGACATCGACTATAGCGACGACGAGGCGATGAGGTAAGCGATATACGCCCATGACGTTTCATCGAAGGTACTTTGGAATCTCTCTAATTGAATCTCGACGGAGGGTAGTCGACGATCGTTGGCAAAACCAGTAGAAACGCTTGTGCCTGTATGAATCATGAAAACCCAAACCCCTTCTCTTACCGAGCTTGGTAACACACCCCCGTCACCCCAATAATATTCGCCACCCTGGTTCTCGGTACTTAGAATTACAACGTAGAACCGTAGTTTTGGTATCTTTTGGACCTAACGAATGTTTCCATTAAACATTTctcttttaattttcatttccacggagtttatttaaattatctgcatgcGCGTAGTTTGCACGTTGCGGCGATACATTGGGAAATCGATAcattatgtatttttatttataaagtatgaagagagagagagagagggagaactgTTTATAGTCGGTGGTTGAATTATTacgattattataattattgtattgtatataGAACCGtgcaaataatataatttattattacaatCACAATTAATGTTACGTATTTAAAAGATCAGAATTAATGTtgcatatttaaaaagaaaacgagTAACATTATTGTAAATACTTTGAAGAATTCGTTCTTTCGTCACcttttcagaatatatttaatcTCAAGTGATAATTTATTACTAATAAATAAactactttttccattaatgttCTTTAAGGTTGTTCTGGTAGACTTCCTtaccaaaataaatattttgtacctgcattgcaacaaactgaatgAAACAgcagtttattttctttcttaatacgtttgataggttgaaaagaatataatagtattttcaaattcttctaatgtttttactgttttaaactgcacctactcatgtttgtcataaaatccgctgtctattcattacttatatatattattgtgcACTGGCAGAATGGTAGTGTCGTCGGAACATCAAAATATAGTTAAATAGCTTATCAATATCAAACCCGTAAAAAGAGCGTAGATTTGAATAATATCTACGTCATAGTAGCACAGAATAGGTCAAGAGTATACATCGCGTATAATCTCTTCACGTTATCGTAATAGTTTGACCACCGTAATCCCAATCAGCACGTCAGAGAGCGCATATTCCGTGAGTCAATGTATCGCTAATGTGCATTAGCAAAGCGAGGTTCAAAGGAACATCAGGGCTTGATGTTCTCATTGAAACTCACCGAAGAGAATCTAGATCTAGATCAGCAGCATCCCGGCCGAGTATTCGATTGATCCCTCCTCGAAACGACTCGGTCATGGCCGCCATATCCAACGACCCGCCCAGGCCAAGTAGGCTTGTATCCCAGAGTCATGATGTTGTTTTCTCTCCTGATTTGTAGATTCCGCATGCGTTATCGCGGTCGATGGAAATAAAATACGGCGTGGTGGTGGCTCATTCACCTCTCTCCGGGCTTCTGCGATGCCAGCAGCCATATCCCCGATCCCCGCATATCGCGACCACAATGCTCGACAGCCGCATAACTAATCCTACCGAAGTACTTGGCTCTTGGTTTTCTCTCCGGATACTTTCTGCACTCTTCCGCTctgttctgtttcttctttttctttcttcttcttctctctttctctctttctctttgtttctctctctcttacttaTCCCGAGCCCAAACGAAAACGCAGACAACGAAGGAGAAAGCCACGCGCTGATAGAATAGCCGAGGCAGCTAAGCAGCACCAGCATCAGCAACAGCAGCCCCAACAACAGCCGCAACAGCAACAGAAGGAGGAGAAGTCCAGCAGTAAGGACTGGGAGAACGATTCCTGGAAGACGATACCGAGGGACGAGAAGAGCTGGCAGCTGTATAGAACCGCGATGGACCTCTGGGCGGAGTCGAACGCGAATCAGAGCAACGAGAATGGCGAGACCAGGTACACCTCGAGCCGGCACTACGACAGCCAGGAACGCAAGAACGGCCGAGACTATTCTGATCGCGGCACCATGGAGAACGGTCCGAGCCGGAAGTCAGGTAAGAAGTCGCAGGAGAAGTCGCAGAAAAACGAGTACGAGAACCGCGGGCACAGCAACACCAACCACAAGAACAAGATGATGAACAATGAGGAGCAGTTGAGAAGTTCGTCCAGGAGGAACAACGAGCAAGCCGAGCAGAATCGTCGCGAGTCCAAGCGAGGAAAGGAACAGGTGGAGACGGAGGAGGACGAGATCGAGctggaggaggaagaagaggacaGCTACAGCGCCAGGATCGATTACCAGAAGTACGACGGGAAAAAGTATTATGGGGACAGAGCGGACGGTCAGGAGCGCAATTCTCGACGCGGAGGaggtggcggcggcggtggtaGTTATCGTCCAGTGGAGCAGGAAGAGCCGAAGTACGAGAATGAGAAGTCGTCGTCCGGCTCGTCCTCGGGAACGGATGACGAGAGCACAATCACCATCCCAGAGACTGGCCGGAAAGTGGAGCACATAGCTCAGAAGCTCGAGCAAACCGCGCAGAAGTATGCCAGGGAGCACAGCCCGCCGAAGTTCATCGAGCGGAGGAACGACTATCGCAGCTACGATCGCAGGGAGGAGAAACAAGCCCCGCCACCGCCCTACGAGAGGTACAACGAAGGCGAGAGGGGTCGCGGCCCGCAGAGATTCGAGCGGGAAAGGGACCGTTATTTCGACAAATCGCCGACGGTGCCGCAGAAAACCTCCACTTACGAGCGGGACAGGACCTTCGAGAAAAATCCCGACAGGAACCGGAACATCGAGCGAGCTTCCGGTCGCCGATTCGAGAGACCCAGACCACCGTCCGAGGAAGCGCCGGAGAGACCAACCGAGCCTCGGAGCATGTACAGGGAGCGCAGGTTCTCTGACAAAGAGGAAGCCATTTACGGCGAGACGAGATTCGTCCGAGAGGTGACCGTCGACAAGGAACGCGGCTACGAGTCGAACTTCGAGACCAAGCTGGAGAGGACGAAGGTGATCGAGAGACACGGCTATCAGAACTCGTTGGGTCAAGGCAACCTGCAGAAGTTCCCGAGAAATGGACCAAGAAGCCTGGAGAAGAATGATACGAATAATAACACCTTGAAGGATGACAATAGAAAGCCGCTGCTGCCGAGACAAACGACCGCAGTGGGACACCTGATTCAGACTGGCAGAGCTTTCGATGACTCCAAGAGTCCTAAATTGGTGAAGAGGACCAAGTCCTTCTGGAGGTTCAGAAGGGATTCCGATGTCCTGGAAGGCATGGCGCTCTGGCAGCACAGGTCCTTGGTAGACATTCCGAAAATGATTAAGAAAGAGTCGAAAGAGAACAGTGGAACTTCGGAGGAGATGAAGAAGCCGACCCCAGAGGGTAGCCCCAGTTCCCGTCACAGTATAGAGACGAGGAACAGCGACGTGACGATCACCAACGAGACGCGTCCGGAGGATTTAAAGCCTGCGGAGAGAAGCCACGTACCGGAGAAGTCCGATTATTTCGAGGACTTCCCCACGCCGGCCGAGAGACCGAAGGCTGTCGAGAGATCGGAGTACCGGATGCATCAGGAGGAGAGGTCCTATTTCATGGGCAATGTCTCCCGGAAAGCCATCATCGAGAAGGAGCGGAAACGTAGCATGGAGGCGAAGCGAAACATGATTGTGGCTGAGCTGAAGGAGAAC
This genomic stretch from Lasioglossum baleicum chromosome 13, iyLasBale1, whole genome shotgun sequence harbors:
- the Irsp53 gene encoding insulin receptor substrate 53 kDa isoform X1 — its product is METEELTRLVDEIYKNILDKFNPGARQLINAGKAYLKALHGAAAASRVYVDALSRLARQAQLGTWGGSKDVGFALMRIVEVYKEIQEQEMNILKAFYVDLLVPLETNLEKDTKVVQSEQKKFLQQHKTRSETYSKAAATMKKQRKKSRGASKSGLAMDKELKNMQILEEEKSKLDAFCEQSLKNAMTQERRRYGFVLERQCSLAKHYASFHEVALAALHPSVDKWREVAATREYLPQSVEDMFASRLRQVSFWPEDEENGGSELTMSSQLRKTRSMDSSCLELRPGLPSGNVSSTTYQGPSSHLPTALSRARSEANLHASTLSLDPEVPDIPPRPRSMAPPASRNSGSGVGGGSGTGVSSGGWGDAPLARAVYAYLSSGENQLSFLEDDLIALMGDRQKGWQFGENLRTHSSGWFPLAYTEIIIDDTLGSPSHATNNGRASEPQAVPPCKPPSSRPPVTPSSMDEVSSGFHGVGNNNANNSNNNNSSGTPTNVPNSNSSHNLATPTARQSKPILGSILNPQMSSLTQSYTWTTQKPINIRPSGTLPTVLAGGRRIQPPAPPVPPPQVVTSLHSSNDSGFSNEPPAQPDIDYSDDEAMRQRRRKPRADRIAEAAKQHQHQQQQPQQQPQQQQKEEKSSSKDWENDSWKTIPRDEKSWQLYRTAMDLWAESNANQSNENGETRYTSSRHYDSQERKNGRDYSDRGTMENGPSRKSGKKSQEKSQKNEYENRGHSNTNHKNKMMNNEEQLRSSSRRNNEQAEQNRRESKRGKEQVETEEDEIELEEEEEDSYSARIDYQKYDGKKYYGDRADGQERNSRRGGGGGGGGSYRPVEQEEPKYENEKSSSGSSSGTDDESTITIPETGRKVEHIAQKLEQTAQKYAREHSPPKFIERRNDYRSYDRREEKQAPPPPYERYNEGERGRGPQRFERERDRYFDKSPTVPQKTSTYERDRTFEKNPDRNRNIERASGRRFERPRPPSEEAPERPTEPRSMYRERRFSDKEEAIYGETRFVREVTVDKERGYESNFETKLERTKVIERHGYQNSLGQGNLQKFPRNGPRSLEKNDTNNNTLKDDNRKPLLPRQTTAVGHLIQTGRAFDDSKSPKLVKRTKSFWRFRRDSDVLEGMALWQHRSLVDIPKMIKKESKENSGTSEEMKKPTPEGSPSSRHSIETRNSDVTITNETRPEDLKPAERSHVPEKSDYFEDFPTPAERPKAVERSEYRMHQEERSYFMGNVSRKAIIEKERKRSMEAKRNMIVAELKENNEAKRNERRKKYTDDEDGMTTQNFSETEASDEESTYSCIVVKDQTVAEKTLLPRTKLRRDSDRERDKNTCGPWYDLWGVDASVNKKKKKQQ
- the Irsp53 gene encoding insulin receptor substrate 53 kDa isoform X2; the protein is METEELTRLVDEIYKNILDKFNPGARQLINAGKAYLKALHGAAAASRVYVDALSRLARQAQLGTWGGSKDVGFALMRIVEVYKEIQEQEMNILKAFYVDLLVPLETNLEKDTKVVQSEQKKFLQQHKTRSETYSKAAATMKKQRKKSRGASKSGLAMDKELKNMQILEEEKSKLDAFCEQSLKNAMTQERRRYGFVLERQCSLAKHYASFHEVALAALHPSVDKWREVAATREYLPQSVEDMFASRLRQVSFWPEDEENGGSELTMSSQLRKTRSMDSSCLELRPGLPSGNVSSTTYQGPSSHLPTALSRARSEANLHASTLSLDPEVPDIPPRPRSMAPPASRNSGSGVGGGSGTGVSSGGWGDAPLARAVYAYLSSGENQLSFLEDDLIALMGDRQKGWQFGENLRTHSSGWFPLAYTEIIIDDTLGSPSHATNNGRASEPQAVPPCKPPSSRPPVTPSSMDEVSSGFHGVGNNNANNSNNNNSSGTPTNVPNSNSSHNLATPTARQSKPIRPSGTLPTVLAGGRRIQPPAPPVPPPQVVTSLHSSNDSGFSNEPPAQPDIDYSDDEAMRQRRRKPRADRIAEAAKQHQHQQQQPQQQPQQQQKEEKSSSKDWENDSWKTIPRDEKSWQLYRTAMDLWAESNANQSNENGETRYTSSRHYDSQERKNGRDYSDRGTMENGPSRKSGKKSQEKSQKNEYENRGHSNTNHKNKMMNNEEQLRSSSRRNNEQAEQNRRESKRGKEQVETEEDEIELEEEEEDSYSARIDYQKYDGKKYYGDRADGQERNSRRGGGGGGGGSYRPVEQEEPKYENEKSSSGSSSGTDDESTITIPETGRKVEHIAQKLEQTAQKYAREHSPPKFIERRNDYRSYDRREEKQAPPPPYERYNEGERGRGPQRFERERDRYFDKSPTVPQKTSTYERDRTFEKNPDRNRNIERASGRRFERPRPPSEEAPERPTEPRSMYRERRFSDKEEAIYGETRFVREVTVDKERGYESNFETKLERTKVIERHGYQNSLGQGNLQKFPRNGPRSLEKNDTNNNTLKDDNRKPLLPRQTTAVGHLIQTGRAFDDSKSPKLVKRTKSFWRFRRDSDVLEGMALWQHRSLVDIPKMIKKESKENSGTSEEMKKPTPEGSPSSRHSIETRNSDVTITNETRPEDLKPAERSHVPEKSDYFEDFPTPAERPKAVERSEYRMHQEERSYFMGNVSRKAIIEKERKRSMEAKRNMIVAELKENNEAKRNERRKKYTDDEDGMTTQNFSETEASDEESTYSCIVVKDQTVAEKTLLPRTKLRRDSDRERDKNTCGPWYDLWGVDASVNKKKKKQQ